The Theileria equi strain WA chromosome 2 map unlocalized gcontig_1105316255037, whole genome shotgun sequence genomic sequence TTTAGTGATTCACATTTCTTACAGTGTGACCTGAAGACATAGGATCTTCCAGGAACTTGTCTTATAGTGTCATTCCTTTATAGGGGGTTAACTTTCACTCTATTCCTTCATTTTGCTGTTTTGTTTTTCGCTTGTTTTACTACTGGATTGAAGTAGTTTTGTTGTAGTTTCATGGTATAATATTGTGGAACGTTATTGtttttattttatattGTTTTGGGGTGCGCAGAGAGGTTGTGCATTACCTCGTTTTGGCGTCACCATAACCATTTTGTTGTAGACTATTAGGTCTTTCATTCTTTTACATGTAGTATACCTTGTTTTGGTATTATATTATTGTTATATAGTATTTATGTATGTTTTTTGTTATTGGTAAGATGCATATCTagttgttttattcttgcATACAAAGTAGGTACAAGCTAGCTACAGAGATTGTAGATTATACACATTGGAGGTGCAGGCAGATAAACGTAAACATGGTTGGAGGAATTCCTGTAACGAGAACTTTTGATCCTAGCAAGCCGAATCCGTTTATATCTAACAAGTTTAAGAGGCGGTGCCCTATAGCGTATTTTTACATGCCTATAGAGTGTTCTTTAGCTAGGAGTTGTAACAACGGATTTTGTCCACTATCTCATACGAAGTTGGAGGTTATATTCCACCCCATTTTGCATAAGACCAAGAGGTGTAGCATGGCCCTTATGAACGTCTGCAACTTCTCACAGCGCTGCGCTTTTCACCACAACGATATAGATAGAGTGGCTTCACATTTGTCCTGGTTGGTGTGGYAAAGGAACTGGGGCATGTACGAGAACAACATCACTTCCGTTCTTGTTCAACATGGCCTGGGTAAGGAGCACATTGACAAGGTGTCAATGATGATTGGTTTTCGTTTAAATTTTCACGCACCTATTGAgaattttccaaatgatgACTACCTGTCATATTTGGAGGGCCAACTTTCTACACTGATCGATTCTTGTGAGTCGGCTGATGTGGACTCCGATAATAGTGCAAAATATGGTTTAGATAAAATTCTTCCTAATAAGTTAACACTACCAATTAGGCGATGAATGGCTGAACTATATTTCAGAATCTACCTGTCTGCAGTTGTACCATGGAGGCATTTGTCTTTTTACTGATATAACGCCTTAAACTTTGTTGTAATTCTGATGTGATGGCTTCGCTATTACCTAGGATCTTGCATGTGTTGtcattgataaaaattttCTTTGTAGGTATTTGGTGTGTGACACCTTAACCTTGTTCTGTTAAAGTCTAAAATTCTTTTGTTCGCAGTCTTATCACAGGCTGGTTGGCTTAATTATCGTTGTAACCCATCATATATGCCTATTTACCATTTCGTGAGCAAAACTCTCATTTGTAGCCTGGTCCCCCGGAGGGCATTTTTTGTCTAGAACACCAGTTCCCATATTGGCTACACCATCGGTGTGCCAGTTGTTGTGTAGTATACATGTGTATGTACCATGGACAATTTTGTCTTTGGATTCCCTCCTCCACCTGTGTTTTACCATAAGTACTCCCTAGAGACAGAATTGGATCAGAGCGATCAGCAGGAGTCCGATCAAAATGGATCAAAAGTCGATTATATCGCTGAAAACAACATATCATTTGATTATACGAAGTTGAAAGGGTTCAAAGGGCCACCTCCACCTGCCCTTCCCACCGATTCTTGGTATTCTTTCGGTTCACAGGAGACGGTAGGCATATTAGTCCACACACATGCGACTTTATTGTATTTTTTGACTCATATGATGGAACTTTTAGCTTGTCGAGGCCGTAAAACCTCTGGATTCCGAGACTGTGATCCCGACAGGAGAGAACGTCTCAGATTTACGCGAACATTTCAAGGAACTTTACGCACAGTTCATGAACTACCTACTAAAATATCTAAGTTCCCTAAAGAACGTACGTTGTTCGCTTATACAGCCTTCACATTATTCTACAGATGAGCAAGGACTGCGTGTCGGACATTAAGATGTTTCTAAAGGTTTGATAAATGTGCTTTCGGCTATATATGGATCATTTAGCTTTATATGAACTTGCAACACATCCTTCTGTCTCTATCTGAGAGGCAAGCCGAGGAAGATGTGCTGAATATGTTGAGGTATGTCTTGGAGAGTTTTTGCATTACACACTTTAGGGAACAACTGAAACGTCGGAGATATTACATTGACTGTATGAAGttgtaagtttaatgaaTTTAATTGTATATTGATAGAGCCCTGGTTGAGATAAAAGAGCATATTAAGACAAAGACAGATGTTATCGCATAATTATTGGCATTTACATTTGTTATTATTTAAATGGAGTTGGCCTCAGTTCATTTAGGTCCTCAGGATCCTATGTGTATGTTATGCAAAATTGTGAAAATTACCATGAATCGTTCTCCAGATTCCATACTATCCATATTTATTTCTGTGCCATTATCATAATCATCCACATCTTCTAGGGGATCAAACACTGAATCATAGAGATACTGAAAGCGCGCCTTTTCGTCTTCTGTTGTACTTTCCAGGTTTATAAGCCTGAACCCCTTGAGCGGGTCTTCGCGTGGGATCTTTAGAGCTCCCTTGGTTTCTGATGACCATTTCCACTTCTTCACTTGCTCCATCCACATCTCCTGTTGGAATTTCATGAAGTTTGCATAAACCTACTCTACTTTTGGACGCTAGTTTATTTTGTATCTTCGTTTTTATCCACGTGCTGTTCCATCCCTTTACCTTTTCCGGAACAGGAGCCGGAGTATTATTTGGAGTTGCATACCTATATCGAGTGCAATTGTGATTAATGAAAATACCTAGGCAACCAATCACATTTTTTAGGATAGTTTTCAATATGATAGATGAGTTTTTTTAGAGCAGATTCTGTGATTACCAGTTGTCTATATTTTAGAAGATTATAGACGTTTACACCTTCTACAGTTTCATTACGTACGGCTGGTATATTTGCTGTAGACCATCTGAAGTGCTCATTAGAATCTTTATACCCTTCAAAGACTAATAGTGCAGAGTTACACTTTCTCCCTAGGAaattttatcttcttttggTCTACGTACCTAGAATCCTCCTCAAGTTTTGAACTGCATATTTTGTCTTGTGGGAACTCATTAGAAAGGAATCTACCACTTGTATTTGTGATTGAGCAAACTTGGCAGATAACATAATCTTTAATCCATGGTATAGTGCTAAGAATAAATTAGTGCACACATTAAGACCTACTTCTTCGTTGTATTTTTATGCGCTGGTCCTGAGGCCTAACCGGGTGGGAGAACACACCTAGATATTTTCCGGGTGATTTTTTCCATCCAATTCTTGCTTTGCCAGTCCTTTGTTgcttcctccatttttttGTAGTTCCAGGCCACTATAAATAACATATAGAAGGTATATAAAAACGTACCTCCCATTTGTAGAGCTGCATATTTTCGCAGTAGCCAGCCTTGGCTCTCCTATAGAACTGGTAGCATCTGTGTAAGATATCCGGTCGCAATGGCACCCCGAAAATTTCGTTAGGCACCCTAATATACCGTTGTGGACCGACTTTTATTTCCTTGGCATCTTCATGTGtttcaaatgtgtataCTGGAAGCTCAAGGATGCTGTTGAATCCGACAGCTGCAAGGTAATGTATCCATGAAACAGTCAACAAACCCGGAAATGCCCAGTAATTTTTTGTTAGCGTATCAATATCGATTATTTCACCGGGTCTTCTAACGACAGGAGGGTCATTTACGGATGGAACACTAGGAACCTGTAGATTTTAGTAATTGCAATTATTATCAAGACGTACCACCAGTTTGTTCGGTTCATCGGTTGATACTGTTGATGTGTATCTTATGCGATGTAGGATAGAGCCATTTGTTCTAAGATTTGCCCGTCTCGATAGATAATTATACAGTAATGGACAATTGCGATAGTGGATCATCATTAACACGACTCAGACAGTGTAGATGATGTTTAAATAAGAGCTAGATGGATTGAGAGATGTTCATTTCGGAAATATCTAGACTCAGAACAAATGTATAGAGTGAAGAGAGGGACCCGCATTGGGATGGACAATCTGACGAAAACTAGAGCTTGTGCACCGAATTTATTGATAAACAAATGAGTACATATACAAACCCACAAAATTTAGAGGTTCAAAGCTAACCCTTGTAGCCAAAGTTGATGCGCGAGACAATGTGCATAATGACAACAGCGCCCATGTACATGATAGCAAAGAGTAATACAGATTGTTGGCCCctatatatggatatacAATGGATGAAAGACCTACATTTGGATTCCAGAGGAAGTAAAGCCATAGAATTTCTGGAAGCCAGAGTTTGGTGGTAAGTTTGTCCTAGTCCCTGATGAGCTTTCGCCTCCAGTTCTCCTCCTACAACACGATTGCGTAATTTACAAAAGTTGAACAAACCTGGTGGCTATTCTCTGACCGCCGACCATGGTGGTTGGATTTGGTGCCTTGGATGCCTATAAACGGGTTTTAGTAGGAATTTAAGGATCAAAATGtataaaaaacaaaaaattACTGGACTATAAGGGTATACGTAAGGACATGTGGGATGTACAGGGAGATAGAGAGCAGTAGAGTGTCATGAAGACGCCTTACCATTTTCTCCGGAAAAAGAGCAATCTATCAAATGGGAATTGTGCAaatttatttaaaattaaaacaaaaagCGATCACACAGGGCTTGTGAACGGATTTTGATAAACTTTTAATACACTGATGTTGATTCACACATGTGTCACCTGACATGGTCCGTTACATGTCGACTTTCTCCAGGGACATACTTTACTATTCACAGGATATATCTCATTAGCTAAAGGCCTCAATGCCAAGAAAATGCACAGTCATCGCTTCTAGAGGTCGAATTTCCATACTGGAAAAATTACCGCTATTTTATGGACACACTTCTTGACAACTCTACCGGAGGAGTCTTATATCATAGCAGAAATTATAGCTCTAAGAAATGCACAACTTATCCATGTGTTCGTCGGAATGAAAGGGTCCCAATCCACCCCAACTGTGCTTCCACCAGTACGTTTGAACGCAACGAGCTCGGATAAGCACATCCTTAGGAATTATAGCACTGTTTTTGATGTACGACTGCATGAACACAAGTCGGTTTGGAGTGTTACATAGCTGATTTATCATGTGTTGTTGTGTAGTCGCCAAGCCCATAGAACCGCGGACAAGATGTGATATAAAGGGAGGAATTCGCATAATTTTAGGTGTAGGGAATAAGAGGGATGGAGTTTCACACTTGTACACATGTCCAGGTAGTTTTTGGTTTGGTGGCCGTTCTGTGTCTCCATGACCAGAGACTACTCAGTACCGAAAGCATATAGCCCAAATTAGTACTAGAACATAAAATGATCcatgaaaataataaatgTATGGCTTAATACGGACGTCTAGACTGGGGAAGGTTAGGGGGCCCAAGGAAGAGATTGCTGGAGGAAGAGCAGTTTTCGACGAGACCGTCGGTTGCATACAACGAGAATCATACTGTATGAATAAGGATAAAGGGAACCTCTTCATGAGCAGGGATGTGTACGTCGGAAGAAGGTCGAAAGCGGAGCATGTAGGGATTATTACCACCATGCCACTATAACTGTTGTATGTTTTGATCACGCTCAGTCATATCCTTTTGACtattatttttatcttctAAAACATTATTTGTTTTAATTCTTATTCCTTGATTTCCTTGGGCGTTCCTCCTTTCATTTTTCAGCGGCCGATATATGTAAACTGTCAAGTGGGCCAATTCATGCCACTTGAGTGGTTTTAAATGAACATTATCGTTTTAAGATTTAATTCTTACTGTAATTAATACAAGGAAGTAATGAGCCCGCCGAAAATGCCTCTTCCTTCATAGATTATATCTATAACAGCTCAGTACTTTTTTTCGTAGTCTTTTGCAATTATACACTATCACCTTATACATACAATGACTACTATTTTTTAATTCTCTTATTTCCATTTGAATTCAGTTGATATATAGACATAAGTGCAATTATTTTTTACCAAAGCACTCAGGAATACTCATAGTTTGCATTCGTATGTGTTTTAAAGGAATTACATACAAGAAAGTTAACAATTATTCACGCAAATTACAATTTCTCAGTATATGCAGTTATATATTTTTTTTGTTCTTCGACTCATTTCGCTCTGTAAACAATTATCGAGTCTTTTAATGCTATTTGTCAGTTTTTTGTGACCTTTGGTCATGCACACATTTGGATATTTATTATTGCTGTGGTTTAGTTTTAATCCCGCTTTATTTATTgagttttattctttgatCACTCTCTTCCACATCACAACCACGtccatattttttaaacACATTGGTGGTTTTGGGAAGTATTTATAGGTTCCCATATATTTCAATTAGAATGAGAGGAAGCTGGATCTGGTACTAATATACAGCTAGTACTATATTTTTAAGCCGCTCCACGTGTTTCTGGATGCAtttgaaagttttattttttgGATAACCAGGTAAAATAATTTGGTTTAGTAAAGGGAGGCAGTAGTGATATTTATTTTGATAGCTGCCAACAACATCACTATTATTTAACACAAAGGATAGGAAAGGATGAACGATTCTATTCCTGTAACGAGAACTTTTGATCCTAGCAAGCCGAATCCGTTTATATCTAACAAGTTTAAGAGGCGGTGCCCTATAGCGTATTTTTACATGCCTATAGAGTGTTCTTTAGCTAGGAGTTGTAACAACGGATTTTGTCCACTATCTCATACGAAGTTGGAGGTTATATTCCACCCCATTTTGCATAAGACCAAGAGGTGTAGCATGGCCCTTATGAACGTCTGCAACTTCTCACAGCGCTGCGCATTCTATCACAGCCAGTCTGATAAGATGGGCGCCCAGCTATCATGGCTTGTGTGGCAGAAAAAGTGGGAAGTTTGGGAAAATAATTTTGATTCGATCCTTGCAAACTACAACATAGGTGAAGACATACGCAAAAAGCTCCATGTCATGATCACACCTCGTTTCAATTCCCAGAATCCACCAGGGAAAGTTGTCTGCGATGATAACGATTGCATTTTTGACATAGAAAAACAACTAAATGCACTACTTGATTCTTGCGACACGCCTGATACAATAGCCAGTCAACCCACAACAGACTTGTCGTCAGGGCTATCACCTAGTAGCAAATTCATCTCGTCATTTAGTCAAATGTACAATTTTGAATCGCATTATGAATAAATTTCCAATCACCTATGGGTTCTTCCCatcttacacattttacacAATTTGTTTATCGCCGTATTAACGATTCCATGTCTATTCTGATGGATCTGTGGCTATAAATCTTACTGTCTCGCTGTCTTAATCGTTTTAGCAGTGGGTATTTTTGTGTTGTAACATGTAACATAATATTTGCATTCTGGTGAAAAAAATCAGTTTTTCGGGTAGAAGTACTCGTCTATTGCATTTTATGAGACATATTATTGTCGGATTGTATTGTTTAGTATGTAAGATTCGCATGGACGGATTGAAAGAATGATTTGGTGGCCTCACTCACGGACAAGAGCACcttttacacatttgatgTGCCGCCAAGGATCTGTGCGCCTCAAAACCATGttaaaatttatataaatgttaaaacATAACGTTTACATTACACTTTAGACAGTTTGGTAGTTGCAGTGCGTATTGGATTGTCTATTAGTTTGGTATCCACTTCATGGTTTTTAGATTCCCAGGTACAATTAGAAATTTGGGAAGTGATGTAGGGGAGTAAAATGAATGACATGTTGCTTCGAGTATGTAAGTTTTTACTGATTCGGAATCCTCCACCATATCACCATCAAAGTTTTGAGTGGTATCCTCCTGAACAATTGTCATTACTATTTAAATTGAGGATATACATTAAGTTCAACACTACGGATGTGAAAGAATGCGATGATATTGGAGTATGGAATTAGATCCATGTCTTCTGTGGCAGGCACCGCCACTATAGAGTTCGTTAGTACAAAGGGATCACCACTCCAGGGCGATGCATATAATTCTTTGGATTTCATTGAATATTGTTCATCTAAATTTAGTTTGTCTGAAATTAATTGGAACGTACCTGTAGGAAACGCATCTTTTGATAAAGCTTCTATGGTGTcaataaagacaaagtttgTGTCCAGCATTTTAAAACGAACTACATGAAATTTCCCGGAGGATCCAATTTCAAAATAGCGTTTCCAGCACATAAAGTTCAAGTATTTTAGTCTGTCGTTATCAACCTGTAGTATCCATGTGTATGAATAGTGGTATGAAAAGGTATTTATACCGGTACAACTCCTTCTAGTTTTGATGCCCCAAGTACAAGAACTTGCCGCTTctcttttggaattttggGATTGTCTAATTGGTTTTGAAATGATCTATACAGCTATAAATACCTATTTCAGTGGCCACACTTGCAGGTTCATTAGGTTGAGCAAAAGCCAAATTTCCCAACAAGTTTGGTGATACAAAATCAACTCCAGATCCGTCGAACGCAGGCTTTGTTGGTATAGTATTCTTTTGTACCGTAAATGCCTTTACCAAATCCTGATGAATTGAAGGGCTATCTATTACAACAATCATAGTGACTTTAAATATCTCTGCAAGCCTAACAATAGTATCTTTGCTGGCCTGGTAAGGTGCATTTATAATAAGCCCTGTTAATTCGCATATTGAGAGTAAAAATATACCTGACGAAGCTATatatttttccatatcCTTGACCTCATCGGTTCTTCTAGAATGAGGTTGTAACTTTAGGTTTTGCTCCATCATTAATTCGATGTTCACACTCATGGTCTTACATGTCTGCAATAAAAATGTGATTTTTTGAGTAGTTGATCTAACATGCAGATAGAGCCATTCGTTATCCTGAATGTaggaatatccatagaAATGTATTAGTGGATTTCTTGGTAGGCTATCTTCGATGCTTGTAACCACAGTGGCCCCAATGGTGCCAGGATAAAAGTTTAGAGGTTTCTTGTCGGTCGATGCCCTGAAATTGGTAAAATTTGGGGTAATGCTATACCTAGGATCGGCCTCCACAAAAACCGGAGTCCAGCCATTACGAAGGGCGTAATTACAGAGCATCATACATATGGAAGATTTTCCACTAGACGGGGACCCGGTAACCaaaatctgtaaatttatGAATGCACAAGCGCGAAGATACCCTTGGTCCATGTGTATTTTTTATTGCGGCAGATTCTCTTTCGGCGTCCAAAGCATTTACCAGGTTCAAATATTCCCTCATAGCATTATCATATGCTTCATATTCCTAGACATTTATGATAGATCATACTGAAAATTACAAACCTGTTGAACGTGGCCTTTAACCTGAAGTGTACATCCTACCCATGTAAAGATTGCCAGTTTTTCTCCTTCTCCAATAGATATTTCCATATCAGGGATGAGCTCCCTCCCAAAAATTTCCGCTGATCCCCTTTCGCAAGGCACAGAAGGGTCATTAAAAGGCGTGTTTAAGAGCTAATAGACTTTGTAACTCGAATACGAGAGCAAACAAACCAGGACCGAAGGCGGAATAGACACTGGAGAGAAGGAAGTCTCTGTAACTAGACGCAGCTCAGAAAAGGGGCTCAACTTATATGTACGAATTGGTTGAAACATTGTGCAAAATAAGTTATATTAGAGACATGTGAGTAAATGACGTCGTTTCTTTGAAATTAATGACAAATATAAACACCCATCATCTCCAGCAgaaatataataaaatatatCCCAAACCATAAGAACGTTGAGTGACAAATCCTTCTTTTCCCTGAATTAAACTCCACTATCGGGTCCAAAGCTGACCAGGTGTGGGCACACCAGTCTGTTTGACGCGGATAATACTGATAGACCGCCAATATCTTGGCGATATTAAGGTTGGTAATGAGGTTTTACGCCTGAGATGGTGTTTACTTGTTTTAAAAGACATGTAAGCGCCAACTCCCTTTTTAAGAGCGTGAAATCGGCTCTACTTCACAAAAGGTGCATATATTGGCCACCTCCTCCAAACAAAAGATCAACTATAATAGAGGTTTGACTAATACATTATTATTTTATTGCACAATAGCTCCCGTCTGGAAAAAAGTGTTTCGTCTTCATGGGCAAGCGTGACTGCGACGGTAAACTTGAGCCAGTAGTTTGTTTCATTGACAGGTTTGTGTTTTAATACCATATTATAACAAATTAAACTAGAAATGGAGACAAATTGACATGGTTAAACACAGAAGAAGTTCACCAACTCGAGAAACTGGTTATTTTCTACCCATTTTTAACAATTTTAATCACAGGCTCCGAGACTTTTAAGCTATTTTGACTTGTGGGAATCGAAGACAAATGATGTAATAGAGTAGATATGTCACTATAAACACAAAAACATCGACATTAGAACCATTCATATTTAAGAATTTATCCTATTCTTGATTTCGGAAGCTTTTACCATTGTTCTGTTTAGATATTTTAGTGATTCCTAAACACGTTGTTTGAACTATATTTATACGCACCCTTTGTTTATTGTACTTTTGCTTGTCTACCCTTTCCATCCTAAGATATTTTTCCCCAAGATAGTCGAATAAGAACAGGTATATAACGGCCAGTACATACAGGAATATCCATTTTGTTTTCGTATCTGGATATTATTTTGTTGTATACACAGACATACATTTTCTCGAGAGGGATTCAAAATACTCGGACATGCTATTTCCTGCTTCAGCGTCGATTCTGTATTATGCTTTTGGGATATCGTTAAATACCTCTTAATAAGAGCAAATGCATTTGTTGCCGTGAAACAGTGGATTAAAAGTGTGCTAATAATTAAAATAGCCACGACGCCACTTTGAACTTGTTTGAATTGTTCTGCAAGGTATTAATCTCCATATTTATGACGTACTCTGAATATTTGCGATGGTATTTTTTCTCTCTTTGTTGCGATTTTCACTTACAAACCTGCAATACATGTAACAAATGGATTTTTACTTACTTTTTGGAAACGGCTAGCAGATTCTTGACATCATCTTCTAGACGTTTAGCTGCTAACTGCATCTTGAATCTATTAATACCCTCAAGGATTTCCAGGACGTTTTCGATGCCCAAATTATCCTTAGATTCGGTGTGTTTCTCAACACTATCAATAATTAACTCGGGGCTGATAGTTTTGCATTTTGATATAAATAAATACCTTTTAATGACTTCCTCAAATGATTCCAGCTGTGTTCCATTTGCCCCGAGCAAATGTTTAATAAGTTGGATTCCACTAGGTACAGATATTGGATTAAATGATAGTTGTTTGGCAACATCAGCAGAGTGTCTTCCCTTGAAAACATCGTACAAGCTCTTGTTAAACTCTGCCAATATACCATCTGTATCTTGAGGATTTGTTCCAACATCAAAGTGTACAAAGAGATTAAGTTTCCTGGCTTGTCCACTTTCCACAATAGATAAAATTGTTTGTTGGTAGTGAAGCATGTTCGTATTTAAAGATGACGAATCCAAAAGTACTAAATCATGattaatatttataaactaCTCACCAATGACTTTGCTAGCTTTGTTTTGAACCAGTGTATCTATGAAGGCGTTTGTAGATGATAACGAGCTTGAGTTTGTATCAGATAATTCCAGCAGAAATACTGAAACCATCTTGAGGTATTTTTCATCAGTTACTACTGGTATATACGTAATTGATTCAGCTATTTTGTCTTGTGAATGGCGGTTTAAGTTCTACGAAAACATTCTAGGCATACATGCAGATACCTTGGTCAACCAGGAACTATTGTGAACTGATGTTTCAGAATATTTGCACGGATATACAAAATAGTATTTGGCATATCCTGAATTACTTCCCTCTGAATGTCTTTAATGAAAGGAACAACACTCACCGTTTCTGTATTCATCGGGAAATACTCTTTCTCGATAGAGATATTCCACTCTACAACAATTATTTATAGAGTCTGCTTGTACTTACAAGTCCTTTCCATGTGATCCATCAGATATGAGAAGGAGGAGTTCATGTCTGGAAAGGTGATTCACCGATATATCGTGGTTCGTTAGATTTCCTGTAGATAGAGGAGTTATTACGCTACAATAAACATACCTATATGTATTAGACTACACATATCACTTTCTTGCGGTAGTTCATCCAATACTATAGGAAACGAGGCAGAGGGATGGTAAAATCCACAAATCTGTAAACAATAATTGTTCAAATGAATGATTTGACATAATATTTGCAAAGTTAGTAGTACTTTTGGGCTGCGTTGCAATCAGAAAAGGAAACAAACCGTTTCGACTGTGACCAACGGATCAATTTCCTTCATTTCAAAGAATTCTTGCTAGAAGTCTTGTACATTTCGAGAATTTTTACGCTATACTCCAACTTGGTGAATGTGTCAGAGTAAAAATAAAAACCGAAACTGCGCGGTGATTCCACAACATACACACCAGGGGGACCTCTGGTGTTTATCAGTGATTTAATGGAAAATTCAACAATTGCAAATCTATATATCAAATTAACTAAATAACGTCcattataaagatgaaaattTGATTAATTCATGTCAACATCATTTAGTACAAATTTCATAGTACTATGTTTACTTTGGGGTTTAGAATCGTCTTTATCTTTGGTTGAATCAAGTAAAGATTGCACAAGTGCTAAGTGGATTCCAAGACCTGACTATGTACGAGATTACACGTCGAGCAGACGGggtacattctttattTCCCAGGGTTTAGTACGGGATTCCAAGGGTTTTCATCCGAATAAGGTGTACTGGAAGAGTGACTCCAATGGAGAATACCTTTCCTTTGTCGAATCTTCACATATATATACGCATACTCCAGCAGATTCCGAATATGAAAAAGGGACAACAAATgaatatggaaatggaTTCCATGGCACCTTCGGATTTAGATTGTTTGCAAAGAGACAGATTGAGAGCAACACCtctgaaaatgatggaaataagATTAAGACAAAAACACGAATGACAAAGAAACCGCTGGATAAAGAGAGACCAAAACGACCAAAATTAAAACAGGATAaaaaaaataataaaacaGCGGAATCATCAGATAATTCTGATAATTATGAGCATAGTGGAGATAATTCTAGAGAGATAATTTACTCTACAGGCCACGATGACAATTTAGCTTCACTCTCCATATCCAAAAGGATGTTTCATTCTATTTTTAGTTTGTTATCATCTAAATATGTTCCAAATTCCTACCATATTGTGCCTATTTTGTATCACTTGAGAGATCATCAAAAAACAGATTTTCAATACTATTGGAGTGATTTTCTTCAAGCTAAGACagatgatgaggataataTGAATTCAccttcttcagattctatGTCAAGCAAGGAGAGTCGAAAACTTACAAATTTGAAAAAGTATTCCAAAGCACTCCGCAACAACTTGATGCATAAGGTAAAACGTTATAACGAAATATCTGCCATATTTTTGAACAACACCGAATATTCTACGGAAAAGGATACAAATGAACTAGTATTATCTATTCCTTCTTCAATTTTGGCTCGTCTCTCCCAATCACCAAAATATAATTCTACAATTGAAACTACAGATTATCCAATATCACTAATAACATTAAAGGAAGGTTTCCTTTcgaaaatgtacaatatgATTGTGAGACCAGAGCTTATCGACATTATTGAGAAGTTGTTTTTTTTTAGGATAGATGAACCA encodes the following:
- a CDS encoding conserved hypothetical protein (encoded by transcript BEWA_040710A), translating into MFQPIRTYKLSPFSELRLVTETSFSPVSIPPSVLLLNTPFNDPSVPCERGSAEIFGRELIPDMEISIGEGEKLAIFTWVGCTLQVKGHVQQEYEAYDNAMREYLNLVNALDAERESAAIKNTHGPRILVTGSPSSGKSSICMMLCNYALRNGWTPVFVEADPRASTDKKPLNFYPGTIGATVVTSIEDSLPRNPLIHFYGYSYIQDNEWLYLHVRSTTQKITFLLQTCKTMSVNIELMMEQNLKLQPHSRRTDEVKDMEKYIASSGLIINAPYQASKDTIVRLAEIFKVTMIVVIDSPSIHQDLVKAFTVQKNTIPTKPAFDGSGVDFVSPNLLGNLAFAQPNEPASVATEIDNPKIPKEKRQVLVLGASKLEGVVPVDNDRLKYLNFMCWKRYFEIGSSGKFHVVRFKMLDTNFVFIDTIEALSKDAFPTDEQYSMKSKELYASPWSGDPFVLTNSIVAVPATEDMDLIPYSNIIAFFHIRSVELNEDTTQNFDGDMVEDSESVKTYILEATCHSFYSPTSLPKFLIVPGNLKTMKWIPN
- a CDS encoding conserved hypothetical protein (encoded by transcript BEWA_040660A) yields the protein MVGGIPVTRTFDPSKPNPFISNKFKRRCPIAYFYMPIECSLARSCNNGFCPLSHTKLEVIFHPILHKTKRCSMALMNVCNFSQRCAFHHNDIDRVASHLSWLVWXRNWGMYENNITSVLVQHGLGKEHIDKVSMMIGFRLNFHAPIENFPNDDYLSYLEGQLSTLIDSCESADVDSDNSAKYGDEWLNYISESTCLQLYHGGICLFTDITP
- a CDS encoding conserved hypothetical protein (encoded by transcript BEWA_040700A); this encodes MNDSIPVTRTFDPSKPNPFISNKFKRRCPIAYFYMPIECSLARSCNNGFCPLSHTKLEVIFHPILHKTKRCSMALMNVCNFSQRCAFYHSQSDKMGAQLSWLVWQKKWEVWENNFDSILANYNIGEDIRKKLHVMITPRFNSQNPPGKVVCDDNDCIFDIEKQLNALLDSCDTPDTIASQPTTDLSSGLSPSSKFISSFSQMYNFESHYE
- a CDS encoding conserved hypothetical protein (encoded by transcript BEWA_040680A), coding for MIHYRNCPLLYNYLSRRANLRTNGSILHRIRYTSTVSTDEPNKLVVPSVPSVNDPPVVRRPGEIIDIDTLTKNYWAFPAVGFNSILELPVYTFETHEDAKEIKVGPQRYIRVPNEIFGVPLRPDILHRCYQFYRRAKAGYCENMQLYKWEWPGTTKKWRKQQRTGKARIGWKKSPGKYLGVFSHPVRPQDQRIKIQRRTLYHGLKIMLSAKFAQSQIQVVDSFLMSSHKTKYAVQNLRRILGRKCNSALLVFEGYKDSNEHFRWSTANIPAVRNETVEGVNVYNLLKYRQLVITESALKKLIYHIENYPKKCDWLPRYATPNNTPAPVPEKVKGWNSTWIKTKIQNKLASKSREMWMEQVKKWKWSSETKGALKIPREDPLKGFRLINLESTTEDEKARFQYLYDSVFDPLEDVDDYDNGTEINMDSMESGERFMDPEDLNELRPTPFK
- a CDS encoding conserved hypothetical protein (encoded by transcript BEWA_040670A), translated to MDNFVFGFPPPPVFYHKYSLETELDQSDQQESDQNGSKVDYIAENNISFDYTKLKGFKGPPPPALPTDSWYSFGSQETLVEAVKPLDSETVIPTGENVSDLREHFKELYAQFMNYLLKYLSSLKNMSKDCVSDIKMFLKLYMNLQHILLSLSERQAEEDVLNMLREQLKRRRYYIDCMKLALVEIKEHIKTKTDVIA
- a CDS encoding conserved hypothetical protein (encoded by transcript BEWA_040690A), with protein sequence MVGGQRIATRRRTGGESSSGTRTNLPPNSGFQKFYGFTSSGIQMGQQSVLLFAIMYMGAVVIMHIVSRINFGYKG